In Psychrobacter sp. JCM 18902, a single window of DNA contains:
- a CDS encoding DsbA family protein, producing MEHSKQLSSEQPLRIDIVSDVVCPWCVIGYRQLAEALKQTNTEHEIHWHPFELNPNMPSAGQNMREHIMEKYGSSKQESDASRARLMEAGNEVGFTFNFNDDTRMHNTFNLHQLLHWADQQGRMHELKQALFVAHFTNGRNISDNAVLADIAAEIGLDRDEALAVLADQRFAKGVRAEEQHWQQQGIESVPAVIFNKRHLVSGAQGVENFKNILQQLADMPD from the coding sequence ATGGAACATTCAAAGCAATTATCCTCAGAGCAGCCACTACGCATAGATATCGTCTCAGACGTTGTTTGTCCTTGGTGCGTCATTGGTTACCGCCAGCTGGCAGAAGCCCTCAAGCAAACCAACACCGAACACGAGATTCACTGGCATCCGTTTGAGCTTAATCCAAATATGCCAAGCGCAGGACAAAATATGCGTGAACATATTATGGAGAAATATGGGTCGAGCAAGCAAGAATCTGATGCTAGCCGTGCTCGATTAATGGAAGCAGGTAATGAGGTTGGCTTTACGTTTAACTTTAACGATGACACACGTATGCACAACACGTTCAACTTGCATCAATTGCTGCACTGGGCAGATCAGCAAGGTCGCATGCATGAATTAAAGCAGGCGTTATTCGTCGCTCATTTTACCAATGGTCGCAATATTTCTGACAATGCGGTACTTGCTGATATCGCAGCAGAGATTGGACTAGATCGTGACGAGGCACTAGCCGTATTAGCAGACCAAAGGTTCGCTAAAGGGGTGCGCGCAGAAGAGCAACATTGGCAACAACAAGGCATTGAAAGCGTGCCAGCGGTAATTTTTAATAAGCGTCATCTGGTTAGTGGTGCACAAGGTGTGGAAAATTTCAAAAATATCTTGCAGCAGTTGGCTGACATGCCAGACTAG
- the nfsB gene encoding oxygen-insensitive NAD(P)H nitroreductase has product MKNITEAMNWRYSTKEFDANKKISAADFQSLKDILRLSPSSTNIQPWHFVIADDEAGKSRIAKGTQGMFDFNTAKVKDASHVIIFCSRIYADDEFLHEVLDKEDADGRFAEPKFKEQMNQVRKMFLDIRRYEQKDEPHWLVEQVYLNMGALLLGAATLGIDAVPMEGADLKALDEEFELRSKGYTAVAVISLGYRSEDDFNADLPKSRLSEARIITKA; this is encoded by the coding sequence ATGAAAAATATCACTGAAGCCATGAACTGGCGTTACAGCACCAAAGAGTTTGACGCCAATAAAAAAATATCAGCAGCAGACTTTCAAAGTTTAAAGGATATCCTACGACTTAGCCCATCAAGTACTAATATTCAGCCTTGGCATTTTGTAATCGCTGATGATGAGGCTGGCAAGTCACGTATCGCAAAAGGTACACAAGGGATGTTTGATTTCAACACGGCAAAGGTGAAAGATGCCTCCCACGTCATCATTTTTTGTAGTCGTATCTATGCTGATGATGAATTTTTGCATGAAGTATTGGATAAAGAAGATGCTGATGGTCGCTTCGCAGAACCAAAATTCAAAGAGCAAATGAATCAAGTCCGCAAAATGTTTTTGGACATTCGTCGTTATGAGCAAAAAGACGAGCCACATTGGCTGGTCGAGCAAGTGTACCTAAATATGGGCGCATTATTGCTGGGTGCTGCTACTTTAGGCATTGATGCCGTACCGATGGAAGGTGCTGATCTAAAGGCACTCGATGAAGAGTTTGAGCTACGTAGCAAAGGCTACACAGCCGTTGCCGTTATCTCACTTGGTTATCGTAGTGAAGACGATTTTAATGCCGATTTGCCAAAATCTCGATTGAGTGAAGCGAGAATAATTACTAAAGCATAA
- a CDS encoding NTP transferase domain-containing protein: protein MSSDSYLSMPIHLKPTNPLNLSNHAVIILASGLSLRLGQAKQLLCKDGEPLICFMTKLALFTKPQAIIIVIPDNQPLIASAMNELAFQYSMIQMVVNPTPEIGMAYSLDLAIEAVTQLTSSLIERVVIMGVDQVLLDEQHLVKLLADKRSVVASAYGSWQQTFHLNNMNLNETSAATALKQNIIGLPLTIDCDLLREWQALLVGDKGLRYLIRGLPPSQISTVVNNQLSYDIDTPEQLAHAKQKGWLAK, encoded by the coding sequence ATGAGCAGCGACTCATATCTTTCAATGCCTATTCATCTAAAGCCAACAAATCCTTTAAATCTTTCAAATCATGCAGTGATTATATTAGCCAGTGGACTGAGCCTGCGTTTAGGTCAAGCAAAACAGTTACTGTGTAAAGATGGCGAACCCTTAATTTGCTTCATGACCAAACTCGCACTTTTTACAAAACCACAAGCAATTATTATAGTCATTCCTGATAATCAGCCATTAATAGCCAGTGCGATGAATGAATTGGCTTTTCAGTACTCTATGATTCAAATGGTCGTAAATCCTACGCCTGAAATAGGTATGGCGTATAGTTTGGATTTGGCTATTGAGGCAGTCACGCAGTTGACAAGCTCATTAATCGAGCGCGTCGTCATTATGGGTGTTGATCAAGTTTTACTCGATGAGCAGCACTTAGTAAAACTGCTAGCAGATAAGCGGTCTGTAGTGGCAAGTGCTTATGGTAGCTGGCAGCAGACGTTTCATTTAAATAATATGAATTTAAATGAAACGTCTGCTGCCACTGCATTGAAGCAAAATATTATCGGACTACCTTTAACGATTGATTGTGATTTACTCAGAGAGTGGCAAGCATTGCTGGTAGGCGATAAAGGGCTGCGTTATTTAATTAGAGGTTTGCCGCCCAGTCAGATAAGTACCGTTGTTAATAATCAACTGAGCTATGATATCGATACTCCTGAGCAACTTGCTCATGCCAAGCAAAAAGGCTGGCTGGCTAAATAG
- a CDS encoding 2Fe-2S iron-sulfur cluster-binding protein, which yields MSTLNLTINKQDYQLDNLDSRTTLLDVCRQHLKITGPKKGCDHGQCGACTILINGRRVNACLTLAVMHDGDDITTIEGIGMPESLSALQQAFKDNDAFQCGYCTPGQICSATALIDEIKQNWPSHVTTDLQNPDGLLVQEIAERMSGNICRCSAYPNIIKAISQVLENEMNDLSKTDAVQKSEVTGIWSPPPSEAQLGSQTTNHNTISNTSGGRS from the coding sequence ATGTCTACCTTGAACTTAACCATTAATAAGCAAGATTATCAGCTCGACAATCTTGATTCACGCACGACCTTACTCGATGTCTGTCGCCAGCACCTCAAAATTACGGGGCCTAAAAAAGGCTGTGACCATGGTCAATGCGGCGCTTGTACCATACTTATCAATGGGCGTCGGGTCAATGCCTGTTTGACCTTGGCAGTTATGCACGATGGTGATGACATTACCACGATCGAAGGTATTGGCATGCCCGAATCCTTGTCAGCGTTGCAACAAGCCTTTAAAGATAATGATGCGTTTCAATGTGGTTACTGTACCCCTGGGCAAATTTGTTCAGCAACAGCGCTGATCGATGAAATTAAACAAAACTGGCCCAGTCATGTCACTACAGATTTGCAAAACCCTGATGGATTGCTGGTACAAGAAATCGCTGAGCGTATGAGTGGCAATATTTGCCGCTGTTCTGCTTATCCCAATATTATTAAGGCCATTTCACAAGTTTTAGAAAATGAAATGAATGATTTATCTAAAACTGACGCAGTACAAAAATCAGAGGTGACGGGTATTTGGTCGCCACCACCTAGTGAAGCGCAATTAGGAAGCCAAACGACGAACCATAACACTATAAGTAATACGTCAGGAGGTCGCTCATGA
- a CDS encoding haloacid dehalogenase type II, whose amino-acid sequence MFSDKSLPIIVFDVNETLLDITILEPLFARLFGNKILLREWFAQLVLYSQTMTLSGLYTPFGELGVSALQMTADIHNVRLIDSDVDELQERMSKMPAHPDVVPALTKLREAEFRLVTLTNSANSASPTPLEKAGISHFFEQHFSVEQVAKFKPAPETYQMVAHALSVELSDLCLVACHLWDTIGAQAAGCQGAFLTRPHNALLSAPNLPVPDFMAADLTTLAEQIIFSTKK is encoded by the coding sequence ATGTTCTCTGATAAGTCTCTCCCTATTATCGTGTTTGATGTCAATGAGACGCTACTCGACATTACCATTCTTGAACCATTATTTGCTCGCCTATTTGGCAATAAAATACTACTAAGAGAATGGTTTGCGCAATTGGTGCTATATTCGCAAACCATGACGTTATCAGGACTTTATACGCCTTTTGGCGAGCTTGGCGTCAGTGCCTTACAGATGACCGCTGATATTCATAACGTCAGGCTGATAGATAGCGATGTCGACGAATTACAAGAGCGTATGAGCAAAATGCCTGCTCACCCTGATGTAGTACCAGCATTAACCAAGCTGCGTGAGGCAGAGTTTCGACTGGTAACGTTGACCAACTCAGCAAATAGCGCTTCCCCGACCCCGCTTGAAAAAGCCGGCATCAGCCATTTTTTCGAACAGCATTTTAGTGTTGAGCAGGTTGCAAAGTTCAAGCCTGCGCCTGAGACTTATCAAATGGTCGCTCACGCATTGTCTGTTGAGTTGTCAGATTTATGCCTTGTCGCTTGTCATCTTTGGGATACGATAGGCGCTCAAGCGGCTGGCTGCCAAGGGGCGTTTCTCACGCGACCGCACAATGCTTTACTATCAGCGCCAAACCTTCCAGTACCTGACTTTATGGCAGCAGATCTAACCACGCTTGCCGAACAAATAATTTTTTCCACTAAAAAATAA
- a CDS encoding FAD binding domain-containing protein — MKRFEYSRATAPEQAAQSASVKDASFIAGGTNLLDLMKLEIETPVKLVDITRLALAQIEKTTDGGLRIGTLVTNSDLAAHPEVIANYPVLSRAILAGATGQLRNRATTGGNLLQRTRCYYFYQTDSACNKRKPGSGCPAINGENRTLAILGTSESCIAQHPSDMAVAMRLLDATVETLKTDGSMRTIAIKDFYCLPKDTPHIENVLESGELITHVVLPAPIKGMHTYDKVRDRASYAFALVSCAAIIDVTDNGRLDTVRLAFGGIGTEPWRNESVEALLMGTDGNENIIKQAADLLLKEAKGSGQNDFKIPLTRRLLKQVIQRALAGKGA, encoded by the coding sequence ATGAAACGTTTCGAGTATAGCCGTGCTACCGCGCCAGAGCAGGCAGCCCAATCTGCTAGTGTAAAAGACGCCTCATTTATCGCAGGGGGTACCAACCTTTTAGATTTGATGAAGTTAGAGATTGAAACGCCAGTTAAGCTGGTAGATATCACTCGCTTAGCATTAGCTCAAATTGAGAAGACTACAGATGGTGGTCTACGCATCGGTACGCTAGTGACCAATAGCGACTTGGCGGCGCATCCTGAGGTCATTGCCAATTACCCAGTGTTATCACGGGCGATTTTGGCAGGTGCGACGGGACAATTGCGCAATAGAGCGACGACGGGCGGTAATCTATTGCAACGTACGCGTTGTTATTATTTTTATCAGACAGACAGCGCCTGCAATAAACGCAAGCCAGGTTCCGGTTGTCCAGCGATAAATGGTGAAAATCGTACGTTGGCAATTTTGGGTACTAGCGAGTCCTGTATTGCTCAACATCCATCTGATATGGCCGTCGCGATGCGCTTATTAGATGCCACTGTTGAGACGTTAAAAACGGATGGTTCAATGCGTACAATTGCCATCAAAGACTTTTATTGTTTGCCAAAAGACACGCCACATATCGAAAATGTTTTAGAGTCTGGTGAGCTTATCACTCATGTTGTGTTGCCAGCGCCCATCAAAGGCATGCACACTTATGACAAAGTGCGTGATCGCGCGTCCTATGCTTTTGCCTTAGTGTCTTGTGCAGCGATCATAGACGTGACTGATAATGGGCGTTTGGACACAGTGCGCCTAGCATTCGGCGGTATTGGTACTGAACCATGGCGTAACGAATCCGTTGAGGCGTTGTTAATGGGTACTGATGGCAACGAAAATATCATTAAACAAGCAGCGGACTTATTACTGAAAGAGGCTAAAGGTAGTGGTCAAAACGATTTTAAAATACCGCTGACTCGTCGTCTACTCAAACAAGTTATTCAACGCGCATTAGCGGGCAAGGGAGCATAA
- a CDS encoding GNAT family N-acetyltransferase → MINVIETERLYLRQWQASDFAVFAEINADPEVMKYFPKLLTPKVSDIIASKCQQLIANQGWGLWAVCLKNSTKTYDDFIGFVGLNDTHADMSFAPAVEIAWRLHKDYWGQGYATEAARAALNFAFTELSLDEVVSFTAVINKRSQLIMERIGMMDTRANFYHPALDPNHRLAEHVLYNMTRQQWNNQLAGL, encoded by the coding sequence ATGATAAATGTGATAGAAACAGAACGTCTTTATCTCAGGCAATGGCAAGCAAGTGACTTTGCTGTTTTTGCTGAAATAAATGCTGATCCTGAGGTAATGAAGTATTTTCCCAAGTTATTAACGCCTAAAGTAAGTGACATCATCGCTAGTAAATGCCAGCAGCTTATCGCTAATCAAGGATGGGGACTTTGGGCAGTATGTTTAAAAAATAGCACCAAAACATATGATGATTTTATCGGTTTTGTTGGCTTGAATGATACCCACGCAGATATGTCTTTTGCCCCTGCTGTCGAGATTGCATGGCGACTACATAAAGATTATTGGGGACAGGGCTATGCTACAGAGGCAGCACGTGCGGCGCTGAATTTCGCTTTTACTGAGCTGTCGCTCGATGAGGTTGTGTCATTCACAGCGGTTATCAATAAGCGCTCGCAATTGATTATGGAGCGTATTGGCATGATGGATACCCGCGCCAACTTCTACCATCCAGCCCTTGACCCTAACCATCGGCTGGCTGAGCATGTACTGTATAACATGACGCGGCAACAGTGGAACAATCAGTTAGCAGGCTTGTGA
- a CDS encoding HdeD family acid-resistance protein translates to MNRTLWLVIGIISILGGIFAFFNPLSATLAAEQLAGFIFLLVGVLQFIALFRAPSTTGKVLAAIGGVLGVLIGIELLQDPLQGILTLTMVIAILFMATGIVRVVVAFGLRRTVAFVPILLSGLLSIILAIMIFTSYPQSATYILGILLAVELISNGISLIMYSRIQSIVVRNI, encoded by the coding sequence ATGAATCGTACATTATGGTTAGTCATTGGCATCATTAGTATTCTTGGCGGTATCTTTGCATTTTTTAATCCTCTTAGCGCCACTTTGGCCGCTGAGCAGTTAGCAGGTTTTATCTTCCTTTTAGTGGGTGTTTTACAGTTTATTGCCTTGTTCCGAGCACCTAGTACCACTGGAAAAGTGCTGGCTGCCATCGGCGGTGTACTTGGTGTATTGATTGGTATTGAATTATTACAAGATCCGTTGCAAGGCATATTAACCTTGACCATGGTCATTGCTATTTTATTTATGGCAACAGGTATAGTCAGAGTTGTTGTTGCTTTCGGTCTACGTCGAACAGTGGCTTTTGTTCCAATATTACTCTCAGGGCTGCTCTCGATTATATTGGCTATCATGATATTTACCAGTTATCCACAGTCAGCGACGTATATTCTTGGCATACTGTTAGCCGTCGAGTTGATATCTAACGGCATATCCTTAATTATGTATTCACGTATACAATCAATTGTGGTGCGCAATATATAA
- a CDS encoding S-(hydroxymethyl)glutathione dehydrogenase/class III alcohol dehydrogenase: MSDKFIKSKAGIAWGPNEPLSIEEVDVMLPRKGEVLVKIVASGVCHTDAFTLSGEDPEGVFPAILGHEGGGIVEQIGEGVTSVQVGDHVIPLYTAECGVCKMCTSGKTNLCSAVRETQGKGLMPDGTTRFYKDGEPIYHYMGCSTFSEYTVLPEISLAKVNKEAPLEEVCLLGCGVTTGMGAVMNTAKVEEGATVAIFGLGGIGLSAVIGAAMAKASRIIAIDINESKFELAKKLGATDCINPKDYDKPIQDVIVELTDGGVDYSFECIGNVDVMRSALECCHKGWGESVIIGVAGAGQEISTRPFQLVTGRVWRGSAFGGVKGRSELPGYVERYLAGEIPLQDFITHTMPLENINEAFDLMHKGESIRTVIHF; the protein is encoded by the coding sequence ATGTCAGATAAATTTATTAAATCAAAAGCCGGCATTGCTTGGGGTCCAAATGAGCCACTATCTATCGAAGAAGTGGATGTGATGCTGCCCCGTAAAGGCGAAGTATTGGTAAAAATCGTGGCAAGCGGCGTCTGTCACACTGACGCTTTTACTTTATCTGGTGAAGACCCAGAAGGCGTGTTCCCAGCGATTTTGGGTCATGAAGGTGGCGGTATCGTTGAGCAAATCGGCGAAGGTGTCACCAGTGTGCAAGTTGGCGATCATGTCATTCCTTTATACACAGCAGAATGTGGCGTCTGTAAAATGTGTACCTCAGGCAAAACCAACTTGTGCTCAGCGGTACGCGAGACCCAAGGTAAAGGCTTAATGCCAGACGGCACCACGCGTTTTTATAAAGATGGTGAGCCTATTTATCATTATATGGGCTGCTCAACCTTCTCTGAATATACCGTGTTGCCTGAGATTTCTTTAGCGAAAGTGAACAAAGAAGCACCACTAGAAGAAGTATGCTTATTAGGTTGCGGCGTCACGACTGGTATGGGTGCAGTGATGAATACGGCCAAGGTAGAAGAGGGTGCGACTGTCGCTATCTTTGGTCTAGGCGGCATTGGTCTATCAGCGGTCATCGGTGCGGCAATGGCAAAAGCCAGTCGTATCATTGCTATTGATATTAACGAGAGCAAATTTGAGCTGGCTAAAAAGCTTGGCGCAACCGATTGCATCAACCCAAAAGACTACGACAAGCCAATTCAAGACGTCATCGTTGAATTGACCGATGGCGGTGTCGATTATTCATTTGAGTGTATCGGTAACGTCGATGTTATGCGTTCAGCGCTTGAGTGCTGCCATAAAGGGTGGGGCGAGTCGGTCATCATTGGTGTCGCTGGTGCTGGACAAGAAATCTCTACTCGCCCATTCCAGTTAGTGACTGGTCGTGTCTGGCGCGGTTCAGCATTTGGCGGCGTAAAAGGTCGCAGTGAATTACCAGGTTATGTTGAGCGTTATTTGGCTGGTGAGATTCCACTACAAGATTTCATTACCCATACCATGCCATTAGAAAATATCAACGAAGCGTTTGATTTGATGCATAAAGGCGAGAGTATCCGTACGGTTATTCATTTTTAA
- a CDS encoding xanthine dehydrogenase family protein molybdopterin-binding subunit — protein sequence MSLLDSVFSSEPTKKMIMNAPVESLFDKTASKLVGKPINRVEGSLKVSGQAPYTAEIHLDNQAYGVLVSATIAKGRVKKIDSRSLEGIPDIIKVVTDPEHFLRNAQQGGAKKAPKQGVSEIFYHGQPIAVVIAETFEAATEGAKALKVTYEDETEQAALNFTTELPNAHDVNEKKGSDKNSEKGNPEQSLANAAVTLDRFYHTPSQNSAAMEPHATLAHWEGEKLIMYSSNQMLSSCKKQIVDALDLDADNVQLIARYVGGGFGSKLGISPESIAAALAAKELGRPVLITMTRPQVMEATIRRSNTRQRIAIGCSEDGIIDTMIHETVSSNLPGEAFFEPAALSTHYLYRGDNRRVNYQQVDMNQVLSGSMRAPGEAVGQIALECAMDELAEQLNLDPVELRRRNEPEQDPSKGIPFSTRKLIACIDQAAEQFGWNQRNAKPASRLEGDWWMGMGMAAAARGNSLAPSEARATLQIDNSKALGVKAVIETDMTDIGTGSYTVFTQVAADLLGLPIDHIEMKLGDTSLPPAVGSGGSMGAASSGSSIYLACQQLREMIAEKVGLYPDTIQLDNGQIKQIGEHDANFVETVVETVVETVIEAGKEKVAGLSDNIVDKMADLKDKLAEITGISLTESKEYDFSNFQTHSLADIVAQYDDQKVSAKGQIAPGKNAKSHRQASFGANFAEVAVHRVTGEIRVKRMTGAFAAGRILNHKTATSQCYGGMIFGIGSALMEQVIHDKRDGRLCNHNLAEYHVPVNADVPQLDVILVEEDDPYTNPMHIKGIGETAIAGAAAAIANAVYNAVGVRVYNFPITLDKLLYELPE from the coding sequence ATGTCATTATTGGACTCAGTATTTTCGTCAGAACCGACCAAAAAAATGATAATGAATGCGCCTGTCGAATCACTTTTTGATAAAACAGCGAGCAAGTTGGTGGGTAAGCCCATCAACCGTGTTGAAGGGTCATTGAAAGTCAGCGGTCAAGCACCTTATACGGCAGAGATTCATTTAGACAATCAAGCCTATGGTGTCTTGGTGAGCGCAACGATTGCCAAAGGACGGGTCAAGAAAATTGATAGCCGCTCTTTAGAGGGTATTCCTGACATTATTAAAGTGGTGACCGATCCTGAGCATTTTTTACGCAATGCCCAACAGGGCGGTGCAAAAAAAGCCCCTAAGCAAGGCGTCAGTGAGATTTTTTATCATGGTCAGCCGATAGCGGTTGTCATTGCCGAGACGTTTGAGGCGGCGACCGAAGGTGCAAAAGCGCTCAAAGTGACTTATGAGGATGAGACTGAGCAGGCGGCATTGAACTTTACGACAGAGCTGCCAAATGCTCATGATGTTAATGAAAAAAAAGGTTCGGATAAAAATTCAGAAAAGGGTAATCCAGAACAAAGCCTCGCAAATGCTGCAGTAACCCTTGATCGCTTTTATCATACGCCAAGTCAAAACAGCGCAGCGATGGAGCCTCATGCAACGCTTGCTCACTGGGAAGGTGAGAAGCTGATTATGTACTCCTCTAATCAGATGCTGTCCTCGTGCAAAAAGCAAATCGTTGATGCATTGGATTTGGATGCAGATAATGTGCAATTAATCGCTCGTTATGTCGGTGGGGGGTTTGGTAGCAAGCTTGGGATTTCTCCAGAATCGATAGCCGCCGCACTCGCCGCAAAAGAATTGGGTCGTCCCGTGTTAATTACCATGACGCGCCCGCAAGTAATGGAGGCAACGATTAGACGCTCAAACACGCGTCAACGCATTGCTATTGGCTGTAGTGAAGATGGTATTATCGACACCATGATTCATGAGACGGTTTCTAGTAATTTGCCAGGAGAAGCCTTTTTTGAGCCAGCAGCGCTCTCTACGCATTATCTGTATCGCGGTGACAATCGCCGAGTTAATTATCAGCAAGTAGATATGAACCAAGTATTGTCAGGCTCAATGCGTGCCCCCGGTGAAGCAGTGGGGCAGATTGCCCTTGAGTGTGCGATGGATGAATTGGCAGAGCAACTCAACCTAGACCCTGTCGAGCTGCGCCGTCGTAATGAGCCTGAGCAAGATCCTAGTAAAGGTATCCCGTTTTCCACGCGTAAGCTCATCGCTTGTATCGATCAAGCAGCTGAACAGTTTGGCTGGAATCAACGCAATGCTAAGCCTGCCAGTCGCTTAGAAGGTGATTGGTGGATGGGTATGGGTATGGCAGCGGCAGCTCGCGGCAACAGCTTAGCGCCATCAGAAGCACGGGCGACCCTGCAAATAGATAACTCAAAAGCGCTGGGCGTCAAAGCCGTGATTGAGACGGACATGACCGATATCGGTACAGGTTCTTATACCGTATTTACTCAGGTCGCTGCGGATTTATTAGGGCTACCAATAGATCATATTGAAATGAAACTTGGTGATACCAGCTTGCCACCTGCGGTTGGTTCAGGGGGGAGCATGGGCGCTGCCAGTTCAGGCAGTAGTATTTACCTTGCTTGTCAGCAGCTACGTGAGATGATCGCAGAAAAAGTCGGTCTATACCCTGACACCATTCAGCTGGATAACGGTCAAATTAAGCAGATAGGTGAGCATGATGCTAATTTTGTAGAAACAGTGGTAGAAACAGTGGTAGAAACCGTTATAGAAGCAGGAAAAGAAAAAGTAGCAGGTTTGAGCGATAACATCGTAGATAAAATGGCTGATTTAAAAGATAAGTTAGCTGAAATAACTGGAATCTCACTAACTGAATCGAAAGAATATGACTTTAGTAATTTCCAGACTCATTCATTAGCCGATATCGTCGCTCAATATGATGACCAAAAAGTCAGTGCCAAAGGTCAAATTGCACCGGGTAAAAATGCAAAAAGTCATCGCCAAGCGTCATTTGGTGCCAATTTTGCCGAGGTCGCTGTACACCGAGTGACTGGTGAAATACGCGTTAAACGTATGACTGGTGCCTTTGCAGCAGGGCGTATCCTCAATCACAAAACCGCGACCTCACAGTGCTACGGCGGTATGATATTTGGTATTGGTTCTGCATTGATGGAGCAGGTTATTCACGATAAGCGTGACGGTCGGCTATGTAATCATAATCTTGCAGAATACCATGTCCCAGTCAATGCGGATGTTCCTCAGCTTGATGTTATCTTGGTAGAAGAGGACGATCCTTACACCAATCCAATGCATATAAAAGGTATTGGGGAAACGGCGATTGCTGGTGCTGCCGCTGCTATTGCTAATGCCGTGTACAACGCCGTGGGTGTACGAGTTTATAATTTTCCTATTACCCTCGACAAATTACTTTATGAACTACCAGAGTAG
- a CDS encoding XdhC family protein has protein sequence MNQIADILKLAREAQQQNVDAVLATVVRTEGSAYRRAGAMMLICEDGRSVGMISGGCLEPHIIKRAFWLTRNGANVQVYQTGDDIEYAENGNVPASVLEEGFDFNRGSDNKGTDHKYDEQDIDLDELNFGLGCNGRVHVLFERLVTAMSLLNVISQVRQSQQPVTVATLIRSTIHFNNQNNPNSQLQIGLRLNLDNYIKSGKLTVIDANNSDKVISNASSTVIHAVESLSEYKLLHKNAEYVIVKDVNDNDDLATEWLIQRLQPQIRLLICGAGNDVMPLVTMAKLQDWHVTVVDSRAQYATQRRFPQADSVMVLALDDSDTLLKLSKNAAIALMSHSLSQDRARLGVLLEHANHYKYLGQLGPRYRTERLIEEISTRFTNPASLNLGIKKLHYPIGYKLGGDGPEALALGIMAQVNAVVHNQNLSAENSDTHLSNTNFTTLFSTHIDSIETTATSARAAINLS, from the coding sequence ATGAATCAAATTGCTGATATTCTTAAGCTGGCACGCGAGGCTCAGCAACAAAATGTTGACGCGGTATTAGCAACCGTCGTGCGTACCGAAGGGTCAGCCTATCGCCGCGCAGGCGCGATGATGCTCATCTGTGAAGATGGTCGTTCGGTCGGGATGATTAGCGGCGGCTGCTTGGAGCCACATATTATCAAACGTGCTTTCTGGCTCACTCGTAATGGTGCAAACGTGCAAGTTTACCAAACGGGTGACGATATCGAATATGCTGAAAATGGTAATGTGCCAGCAAGCGTATTAGAAGAGGGTTTTGATTTTAATAGAGGCAGTGATAATAAGGGCACAGATCATAAATACGATGAACAAGATATTGATCTGGACGAGTTAAATTTTGGATTAGGCTGTAATGGGCGCGTACATGTGTTGTTTGAAAGGCTAGTGACAGCAATGTCTTTGTTAAATGTCATCAGTCAGGTTCGTCAGTCTCAGCAGCCGGTAACGGTAGCAACTTTAATCCGCTCTACAATCCATTTTAATAACCAAAATAATCCAAACTCTCAACTTCAAATTGGTTTGCGTCTTAACCTAGATAATTATATCAAGTCAGGAAAACTCACCGTTATCGACGCTAATAATTCAGATAAAGTGATATCTAATGCTTCAAGCACAGTTATCCATGCAGTTGAAAGTTTATCCGAATATAAACTGCTCCATAAAAATGCTGAGTACGTCATTGTAAAAGATGTCAATGACAATGACGATTTAGCCACAGAATGGCTGATTCAGCGCCTACAACCACAGATACGTTTGCTGATTTGTGGTGCTGGCAATGATGTGATGCCGCTAGTTACGATGGCAAAGCTGCAAGATTGGCATGTGACAGTGGTAGACAGTCGAGCGCAATATGCCACGCAGCGGCGTTTTCCTCAGGCAGATAGCGTGATGGTACTGGCGTTAGATGATAGTGACACTTTACTAAAACTCAGTAAAAATGCCGCTATTGCTTTAATGTCGCATAGTCTCAGCCAAGACCGTGCTCGCCTTGGCGTATTATTAGAGCATGCTAATCACTATAAATATCTTGGACAACTAGGACCACGCTACCGTACCGAGCGCTTAATCGAAGAAATTAGTACAAGGTTTACAAATCCTGCCAGTTTAAATCTAGGTATCAAAAAACTGCATTATCCGATTGGTTATAAGCTGGGCGGAGATGGTCCTGAAGCCTTAGCACTGGGTATCATGGCGCAAGTCAATGCTGTCGTCCATAATCAAAACCTATCAGCAGAAAACTCAGACACTCATCTGTCAAACACTAACTTTACAACGCTATTTTCTACGCATATTGATTCTATAGAGACGACTGCTACAAGTGCTCGTGCCGCGATAAATTTATCATGA